A single window of Myxocyprinus asiaticus isolate MX2 ecotype Aquarium Trade chromosome 34, UBuf_Myxa_2, whole genome shotgun sequence DNA harbors:
- the rpa3 gene encoding replication protein A 14 kDa subunit → MTGVYESPKHRINASMTSQYISRPVCFVGRLEKVHPSGKALTLSDGEGKMASVELSEPLDEELSGIVEVIGMVSNKGTIMAVSYNQYREDKIPFDLELYNEALKVLHDYPQHYPFEVSVSG, encoded by the exons ATGACAGGCGTTTACGAGTCTCCAAAACACAGAATCAATGCATCGATGACGTCGCAGTACATTAGTCGACCAGTCTGCTTCGTTGGACGCTTGGAAAAG GTCCATCCATCAGGAAAGGCTCTTACCCTGTCAGATGGAGAAGGGAAGATGGCATCAGTGGAGCTCAGTGAACCT CTGGATGAAGAGCTGAGTGGGATTGTGGAGGTTATTGGAATGGTGTCCAACAAAGGAACAATCATGGCTGTTTCATATAATCAATATCGCGAAGACAAAATCCCTTTCG atttgGAGCTGTACAATGAAGCGCTGAAAGTTCTTCATGATTATCCACAGCATTACCCATTTGAAGTTTCTGTAAGCGGTTGA